A genomic window from Quercus lobata isolate SW786 chromosome 10, ValleyOak3.0 Primary Assembly, whole genome shotgun sequence includes:
- the LOC115964319 gene encoding uncharacterized protein LOC115964319 — MNGRKKGKKGSLALKLDISKAYDRVKWNFLQGIMIKMGFPEFWVDRVMCCVTTSTFSILINGKPYGHITPSRGLHQGDPLSPYFFLLCTKGVTSLLQRAENERRIHGVSICRQAPRITNLLFANDSVIFYQANQREVQEIVEILQVYAGASRQCINMKKSSVFFSGNTPMEQKH, encoded by the coding sequence ATGAATGGTcgtaaaaaaggaaagaagggaTCCCTTGCACTTAAATTAGATATAAGTAAGGCTTATGATCGGGTTAAATGGAATTTCCTTCAAGGTATTATGATTAAGATGGGGTTTCCTGAGTTTTGGGTGGATAGAGTGATGTGTTGTGTTACTACATCTACTTTTTCTATTCTGATTAATGGGAAACCATATGGCCATATTACTCCATCTAGAGGACTCCATCAAGGAGATCCTCTCTCACCTTATTTTTTCCTATTATGTACAAAGGGCGTCACTTCACTTTTACAAAGAGCTGAAAATGAAAGGAGAATACATGGAGTGTCTATATGTAGGCAAGCTCCAAGAATTACTAACTTATTGTTTGCAAATGATTCAGTGATTTTTTATCAAGCCAACCAACGTGAGGTTCAGGAGATTGTTGAGATTTTGCAGGTGTATGCTGGAGCCTCCAGACAATGTATTAACATGAAGAAATCTTCTGTGTTCTTTAGTGGCAATACTCCAATGGAGCAAAAACACTAG